In Parasegetibacter sp. NRK P23, the genomic stretch TGTTTCATAAAACGCTTCGTGGTCACCATTTGTGTTCCATCGTATACTGTTATGGAATAGATGCCCGGCACCCATGTTTTACAATCGATGAATGAAGTTCCCGTGCTGATCTTTTTCTGCAACAGTATTCTTCCCTGCGTATCATGAATGCGGAGGTCCATTGTACTGTTTCCTGCAACCGGGATGGTAATTCTAAGCTGGTTGGAAACGGGATTGGGAGAAAGTTCCAGTTGTATACCCGGCAACCTGTTTACGCGCACGATGGTACTGTAGGTGCTACCGCCATCGGCATCCACCTGTTTGATGCGGTACCATAAGGTTGTTTCAGGAGCGGTGGCATCGAACCAATCGTACCGTTGTTGGCCGTTGCTGTTTAGTGCGCCGGTTATACGTCCCACCGGTTGGAAGCCCCGGGCCTGCTGTGTACTTCTTTCCACTTCAAAGTAAGCATTGTCTTTTTCTGAGGCGGTGGTCCAGTTCAGTTGCACGCCGTTGTTCCTGGAATGCGCGGTAAAGCCGAGCCAGTTCACGGGCAGCGTTGAACTGGTTTCGTTAGAGAAGAAATGTATCCCGTTGCTGTAAGTGGAAAGGCCCACCACATCGTTCTTTCCATCGCCATCTATATCCTGGATCGCGATTTCGGATGCGTACTGGCTCATTCCTCCGGAAGGGTTCAACGCTTCGTAAGGATCGAAGCTCAGACTGCCGGGCGTAGAAGTATTTTTTATAACATACATGATGTAGCCGCCATCATTCAGCGCGATGTCTATTTTCCCGTCGCCATCCAGGTCGCCCATAGCGGCGTCCTGCACGTTTCCAGTGTGGGTGGTAATGGTATAATAAGTCGCGAAAGCGACCGTGCCCGATGTGGAGGTATTGCGGAGGATAAATAGTTTTCCAGAGCTGCCGAATGCCAGCACATCTGTTTTACCATCACCGTCCAGGTCGCCGATATCAAAACTGGAAACACCGGATTCTACCGCAAAACTCTGGGCAGCCGAGAAACTGAATACGCCAGGGCCGGAAGAAGTGTTTCTCAATACGCGCACCACATCGCCACCCCAACCGCGGGTTACGATATCGTTTTTCCCATCGCCATCCATGTCGGATATTTCGATAAAGCCTTCTCCCAAACCTAGTCCGGGTTCTACCGCAGCGGCAAAACTGGGGGTACCGGGCGTGGAGGTATTCCGGAATATCATACCACCGCCACCGCTGGTGCTTACGAGGATATCGATTTTGCCATCGTTGTCCAGGTCACCGAGGCGCACCATTCTCGCCCATCTTCCGCTGGTACCATACACAACGGGTGCGTCAAAGTTGCTCGCGTTCAACGATCCCGGTGTTGATGTAATGTTCCTGAAAACGGATATACGATCAGTATTGGAAGGACGGTAAACACTGGAAACAATATCTATTTTACCATCGCCATCCACATCTCCGTAATCAATTTCACCTTCCCGCGCGGCATTGGTGCCGTAGGTGGTCAGCTCAGACAAATACC encodes the following:
- a CDS encoding FG-GAP-like repeat-containing protein, whose protein sequence is MKNRIFTPLVSACFAGLFSLSPGGLFAQTVPSITAITPSAASIGSSVTIDGADFSTTISDNVVWFGGVKATITAATATSLTVTVPAGAGPVVRVYTSGLSTQSLVRFVYTFPGTEPLAGANFGSVTSSQSYVVKNGSYTGLDLHSLANLKFADLDGDAKPDLICGRMGTYVQHNTSTPGTISRGTLNGSTVEGASFEAGFGGGGVQGYLSELTTYGTNAAREGEIDYGDVDGDGKIDIVSSVYRPSNTDRISVFRNITSTPGSLNASNFDAPVVYGTSGRWARMVRLGDLDNDGKIDILVSTSGGGGMIFRNTSTPGTPSFAAAVEPGLGLGEGFIEISDMDGDGKNDIVTRGWGGDVVRVLRNTSSGPGVFSFSAAQSFAVESGVSSFDIGDLDGDGKTDVLAFGSSGKLFILRNTSTSGTVAFATYYTITTHTGNVQDAAMGDLDGDGKIDIALNDGGYIMYVIKNTSTPGSLSFDPYEALNPSGGMSQYASEIAIQDIDGDGKNDVVGLSTYSNGIHFFSNETSSTLPVNWLGFTAHSRNNGVQLNWTTASEKDNAYFEVERSTQQARGFQPVGRITGALNSNGQQRYDWFDATAPETTLWYRIKQVDADGGSTYSTIVRVNRLPGIQLELSPNPVSNQLRITIPVAGNSTMDLRIHDTQGRILLQKKISTGTSFIDCKTWVPGIYSITVYDGTQMVTTKRFMKQ